From the Candidatus Zixiibacteriota bacterium genome, one window contains:
- a CDS encoding 3-hydroxyacyl-CoA dehydrogenase NAD-binding domain-containing protein, whose amino-acid sequence MAKTKIVIIGAGVMGQGLAETISEAGHEVTMIDRNIKLAERGLKKIGEAIDREIGRWGYTKSDKKAILARIYPSADMSEMDGAELVLEAIWENLDEKRALLRELDAVCDPESVLITTTATLSISEIASATNHPQKVIGIHFLTPVTKVPLVEVVKGLKTDDATFRKAVEFAQMLDKKWITVNEYPGYVTTRIIVPMLNEAMHVLMEGTASAEDIDEAMKLGFGFNVGPLALADMMGLDVVMSWMMNLLGELADNKYSPCPLLRKLVRAGNLGVKTGKGFFEYDVEGNRLDARVNGAREATT is encoded by the coding sequence ATGGCAAAGACTAAGATCGTCATTATTGGAGCAGGTGTTATGGGCCAGGGGCTTGCCGAAACCATCTCCGAAGCGGGCCACGAGGTCACCATGATCGACCGAAATATCAAGCTCGCCGAGCGAGGGCTGAAGAAGATCGGCGAGGCTATCGACCGCGAAATCGGTCGATGGGGGTATACCAAGTCCGACAAGAAGGCGATCCTTGCCAGGATCTACCCGTCCGCCGATATGTCGGAAATGGATGGCGCGGAACTGGTACTGGAAGCGATCTGGGAGAATCTTGACGAGAAGCGGGCGCTGCTCCGCGAACTCGATGCGGTCTGTGATCCCGAGTCGGTTTTGATCACGACAACAGCCACCCTATCCATATCGGAGATTGCCTCGGCCACCAATCATCCGCAGAAAGTAATCGGCATTCATTTTCTAACGCCGGTCACCAAGGTGCCGCTGGTGGAGGTTGTGAAAGGACTCAAGACCGATGACGCAACCTTCCGCAAAGCGGTGGAATTCGCCCAGATGCTGGACAAAAAGTGGATCACGGTCAACGAATATCCCGGGTACGTGACGACTCGCATTATCGTGCCGATGCTCAACGAGGCCATGCACGTATTGATGGAAGGAACCGCCAGCGCAGAAGATATTGACGAAGCCATGAAGCTAGGGTTCGGATTCAACGTGGGACCGCTGGCGCTGGCTGATATGATGGGGCTGGACGTGGTCATGTCGTGGATGATGAACCTATTGGGAGAGCTGGCGGACAACAAATACAGTCCCTGCCCGCTCCTGCGCAAGCTGGTCCGCGCCGGCAACCTCGGCGTCAAGACAGGCAAGGGATTTTTTGAATATGACGTGGAGGGGAATCGTCTGGATGCGCGCGTCAACGGCGCACGGGAGGCAACAACATGA
- a CDS encoding acetate kinase: MKILVLNCGSSSVKYQLIDMESQVALAKGLVSRIGMSESVLTHKPFDRPEVKVSAEILDHIVAVEYVVSILLSSNHGVIKDKNEINAIGHRVVHGGEEFTDSILITPELMSTLRQLIELAPLHNPHNIRGINACSKTLPNVPQVAVFDTAFHYQMPPFAYIYGIPYLFYKKYGIRRYGFHGTSHKYVSERAAKMLGRPLSELKIITCHLGNGASMAAVDRGVSVDTSMGFTPLEGLLMGTRSGDIDPAIILHIMAREELSLHEASTLLNKHSGLAGISGVSSDMREIISAAGSGNANAKLSLEVFCYRIRKYLGGYAAAMGGLDCIVFTAGVGENSPIVRQLSCQHLEFLGVLIDDTRNKAAIGKEVDISADGARVRVLSIPTNEELVIARDTQRIVEERAKVPAAKT, from the coding sequence ATGAAAATCCTGGTCCTCAACTGCGGTTCATCATCGGTAAAGTACCAACTGATCGATATGGAATCACAGGTGGCGTTAGCCAAAGGGCTGGTGTCACGTATCGGCATGTCTGAATCGGTCCTGACACACAAGCCGTTCGACCGGCCCGAGGTCAAAGTCTCGGCAGAGATTCTGGATCATATCGTGGCGGTTGAATACGTGGTATCGATCCTCCTGTCATCGAATCATGGCGTCATCAAGGACAAGAACGAGATCAACGCCATCGGGCACCGCGTCGTCCATGGCGGCGAGGAATTCACCGATTCTATTCTCATCACGCCGGAATTGATGTCTACTCTCCGCCAGCTCATCGAGTTGGCGCCGCTGCATAATCCACATAACATTCGAGGCATTAACGCCTGCTCCAAGACACTGCCCAATGTCCCGCAGGTGGCCGTATTCGATACGGCGTTCCACTATCAGATGCCTCCGTTCGCCTATATCTATGGCATTCCGTATCTGTTCTACAAGAAGTACGGCATCCGGCGTTACGGCTTCCACGGCACCTCACACAAGTATGTCAGCGAGCGAGCCGCGAAGATGCTCGGGCGGCCGCTGTCGGAACTCAAAATCATCACCTGTCATCTTGGCAACGGAGCTTCGATGGCGGCAGTGGACCGGGGAGTTTCCGTTGACACCTCGATGGGGTTTACGCCGCTCGAAGGGCTTCTTATGGGGACCCGATCCGGCGATATCGACCCCGCCATTATCCTGCATATCATGGCACGAGAAGAGCTGTCGCTGCACGAAGCAAGCACGCTTCTGAACAAGCATTCCGGATTGGCCGGCATCTCCGGTGTTTCATCGGATATGCGGGAGATCATATCGGCCGCCGGCTCAGGAAATGCCAATGCCAAACTATCGCTCGAAGTGTTCTGTTATCGTATACGCAAGTATCTTGGGGGGTATGCCGCAGCAATGGGGGGGCTGGACTGCATCGTATTCACCGCCGGCGTGGGAGAGAACTCCCCGATCGTGCGGCAACTGAGCTGCCAACACCTGGAGTTCCTCGGTGTACTGATCGACGACACCCGCAACAAAGCGGCTATCGGCAAAGAAGTTGATATCTCCGCTGATGGCGCCAGAGTGCGCGTCCTGTCAATTCCGACCAATGAAGAGCTGGTGATCGCCCGCGATACACAGCGGATAGTGGAGGAAAGGGCCAAAGTCCCTGCCGCAAAGACGTGA
- the icd gene encoding isocitrate dehydrogenase (NADP(+)) encodes MAKYKHIVVPAGGAPITVKNKKLVVPDNPIIPCIEGDGIGRDIMKATRRVVDAAVAKAYGGKKRIAWMDVYAGEKANELYDEWLPKETIDAVKKYYVGIKGPLTTPIGGGFRSLNVTIRQVMNLYACVRPVRYFPGVGSPVVHPERVNVVIFRENTEDVYAGIEWKKGSAEAKKVIAWLNKSMKTSIRPDSGVGIKPMSATGSKRLVRKAVQFAIDKNRKSVTLVHKGNIMKYTEGAFRDWGYEVATKEFGDRFVTEEDVTSKHGGTVPAGKIVIKDRIADSMFQQVLTRADEYDVVATPNLNGDYLSDALAAQVGGLGMAPGANIGDFIGMFEATHGTAPKYADKDMVNPGSLLLSAVLMLQYLGWDEAAVSIERALEKTIQQKTVTYDLERQMEGATRVSTSQFATHIINNL; translated from the coding sequence ATGGCCAAATACAAACATATCGTCGTCCCTGCCGGCGGCGCTCCCATCACGGTCAAGAATAAAAAGCTCGTGGTTCCGGACAACCCGATCATTCCCTGCATCGAAGGTGACGGCATCGGCCGTGACATCATGAAAGCGACTCGTCGGGTGGTCGATGCGGCTGTTGCCAAAGCATACGGTGGTAAAAAGCGGATCGCCTGGATGGATGTCTACGCCGGCGAGAAAGCCAACGAGCTGTATGATGAGTGGCTGCCCAAGGAAACTATCGATGCCGTCAAGAAATACTATGTCGGCATCAAGGGACCGCTCACCACGCCAATCGGCGGTGGGTTCCGGTCACTCAATGTCACGATTCGGCAGGTGATGAACCTGTACGCCTGCGTGCGGCCGGTTCGGTATTTCCCCGGTGTCGGCTCGCCGGTCGTTCATCCGGAAAGAGTCAACGTGGTGATCTTCCGTGAGAACACCGAGGATGTCTACGCCGGCATCGAATGGAAGAAAGGGTCTGCCGAAGCCAAAAAGGTCATCGCCTGGCTTAATAAGAGTATGAAAACGAGCATCAGGCCTGATTCCGGTGTCGGTATCAAGCCGATGTCCGCCACCGGATCGAAACGGCTTGTGCGTAAGGCAGTTCAGTTTGCGATCGACAAGAACCGCAAATCCGTCACGCTCGTGCACAAAGGGAACATTATGAAATACACCGAGGGGGCATTTCGTGACTGGGGATACGAAGTTGCGACGAAGGAGTTCGGAGACCGATTCGTTACCGAGGAAGACGTGACCTCCAAGCACGGTGGCACCGTGCCGGCAGGGAAGATCGTCATCAAAGATCGCATCGCGGACTCAATGTTCCAACAGGTGCTGACGCGTGCCGACGAATACGATGTCGTCGCAACACCCAATCTGAACGGCGACTATCTCTCCGATGCTCTGGCGGCGCAGGTTGGCGGTCTGGGGATGGCTCCTGGAGCCAACATTGGAGACTTCATAGGCATGTTCGAGGCTACCCACGGCACCGCGCCGAAGTATGCCGACAAGGACATGGTGAATCCCGGTTCGCTGTTGCTGTCGGCGGTCCTGATGCTACAGTATCTCGGCTGGGATGAAGCGGCCGTGAGTATTGAGAGGGCACTGGAGAAAACGATTCAACAGAAGACCGTCACCTACGACCTGGAGCGGCAGATGGAGGGGGCGACACGAGTGAGTACCTCGCAATTCGCCACTCACATCATCAACAACCTGTGA
- the mdh gene encoding malate dehydrogenase has product MNKKIAVIGAGNVGAACAQYLAEANLADIVLVDIIDGIPQGKALDLTQAGPVRGYNSRVTGSIDYKDIAGADIVVMTAGLARKPGMTREDLLTKNAEIVGSAAENIKKHAPKAFVIVVSNPLDLMTFHMQKVTGFPTNRVFGQAGVLDSIRFRTFVAMELGVAVTDTQAMVLGGHGDTMVPLPRYTTVSGVPISELISAERIKAICDRTADGGGEIVRLLKSGSAYYAPAAASVDMVKSVFADEKRVLAASAHLTGQYGIKDIYIGVPVVLGAKGLEKVLELKLDKDELGALQKSAATYKEHLKILGY; this is encoded by the coding sequence ATGAACAAGAAGATCGCAGTTATCGGCGCCGGTAATGTCGGCGCTGCGTGCGCCCAATACCTGGCCGAAGCCAACCTGGCCGATATCGTGCTGGTGGATATCATTGACGGTATTCCGCAGGGAAAGGCGCTCGACCTGACCCAAGCGGGACCGGTTCGCGGGTATAACTCGCGTGTTACCGGCAGCATCGACTACAAAGATATCGCTGGCGCCGATATTGTCGTCATGACCGCCGGTCTCGCCCGCAAGCCCGGCATGACGCGCGAGGACCTGCTCACTAAGAACGCCGAGATTGTCGGCTCGGCGGCTGAGAACATCAAAAAGCACGCGCCGAAGGCATTCGTAATCGTGGTCTCCAACCCGCTCGACCTGATGACTTTCCACATGCAGAAAGTCACTGGGTTCCCGACTAATCGTGTGTTCGGTCAGGCGGGCGTGCTGGATTCGATCCGATTCCGCACCTTCGTGGCCATGGAACTCGGCGTAGCGGTCACCGATACGCAGGCGATGGTGCTGGGCGGGCATGGTGATACCATGGTGCCGCTGCCGCGTTATACCACCGTTTCCGGTGTGCCGATCTCCGAGCTCATCTCGGCTGAACGCATCAAGGCGATCTGCGACCGCACCGCCGACGGCGGCGGCGAAATTGTCCGTCTGCTCAAATCTGGTTCGGCGTACTATGCCCCGGCGGCAGCTTCAGTCGATATGGTGAAATCTGTCTTTGCTGATGAGAAGCGAGTGCTGGCGGCCTCTGCTCATCTCACCGGACAGTACGGCATCAAAGATATCTACATCGGCGTGCCAGTGGTGCTGGGCGCCAAGGGACTTGAAAAGGTCCTGGAGCTAAAGCTCGACAAGGACGAACTGGGTGCGCTGCAAAAATCCGCCGCCACCTACAAAGAGCATCTTAAGATCCTTGGCTACTAA
- a CDS encoding lactate racemase domain-containing protein: MTVSLAYGDVRLEVEIPEGVIVDSFDAARAPMNFGPVEFCERALAANLDAHLDGDSLLVVVNDAYRHTPTATVLTWLENLSPGVLNRAHFIIATGSHKPPNHEQLRSIFERHHDSVYSRVTSHDATDQSSMRCLGTDSFGAAVYGDQRLFEFEKVLVIGSVEPHFFAGFTGGRKSIFPGLMDLASIERNHNLANSLDAAPLKLKGNPVSEHLDALLDLLPIDNIVSIQLVADAHGGLAGAFIGDIRESFAQAVGLAEQIYSRKVKTRYDIALCELLSPLNKNLYQAQKALENCQLAVANGGAAIVISPCLEGIGSGYFFHLAETWDRQTNAPVDGVPRFGSHKLSRVNALSRRIDVCIHSELDDDVVRKVYFEPVRDVTAFVRDRTKGRSGARVAVVHDAGHTVLVT; encoded by the coding sequence ATGACTGTGTCGCTGGCATACGGTGACGTGCGCCTTGAGGTTGAGATTCCGGAAGGCGTGATCGTCGACAGTTTCGATGCCGCGAGGGCGCCAATGAATTTCGGACCTGTCGAGTTTTGCGAACGGGCACTGGCAGCGAATCTCGATGCCCATCTCGATGGTGACTCGCTGCTGGTAGTGGTCAACGATGCCTACCGTCACACGCCGACAGCGACCGTTCTGACTTGGTTGGAAAACCTGTCGCCGGGCGTGCTGAATCGGGCTCATTTCATCATAGCCACCGGCTCACACAAGCCACCGAACCATGAGCAACTTCGGTCAATCTTCGAACGACATCATGATTCTGTTTATTCGCGTGTGACTTCACATGACGCCACCGACCAGAGTTCGATGCGCTGTCTCGGCACCGATTCTTTCGGTGCAGCCGTGTATGGCGACCAACGCCTTTTCGAATTCGAGAAGGTCCTCGTCATCGGTTCCGTTGAGCCGCATTTCTTTGCCGGGTTCACCGGCGGGCGAAAATCTATCTTCCCAGGGCTCATGGATCTGGCCTCCATAGAGCGAAATCACAACCTCGCAAATTCACTGGATGCGGCGCCCCTCAAACTGAAAGGGAACCCTGTCTCCGAGCATCTCGATGCGCTGCTCGATCTGCTGCCGATAGACAACATCGTGTCCATCCAGTTGGTGGCTGATGCACACGGCGGACTTGCGGGCGCTTTCATCGGCGATATCCGCGAAAGCTTCGCACAGGCGGTTGGTCTGGCAGAACAGATATATTCGCGCAAGGTCAAGACCCGCTACGATATCGCGCTGTGCGAGTTGCTCTCACCGCTAAACAAGAATCTGTATCAGGCGCAGAAAGCGCTCGAGAATTGCCAGTTGGCGGTCGCCAATGGCGGCGCCGCAATTGTGATATCGCCGTGTCTTGAAGGCATTGGCTCCGGTTACTTCTTTCACCTGGCGGAGACATGGGACAGACAGACTAATGCGCCGGTTGATGGAGTCCCGCGCTTTGGCTCCCATAAGCTATCGAGGGTCAATGCCCTGAGCCGGCGCATCGACGTATGCATCCACTCCGAGCTTGACGATGATGTTGTTCGCAAAGTGTATTTTGAGCCGGTTCGCGATGTCACCGCGTTCGTGCGTGACAGGACGAAGGGGAGAAGTGGCGCCCGAGTTGCGGTTGTCCATGACGCCGGTCACACCGTGTTGGTTACGTAG
- the ndk gene encoding nucleoside-diphosphate kinase, translated as MSKTLLMIKPDATERNLIGHVIARLEAARFRIVAMRLVRLSEAEARRFYAVHEGKPFLNSLVKYMSAGPIVTMALERDNAVLALRELVGATDPAKAACGTIRNEIGRDIEKNSVHASDSDDNAAKEIAFFFPG; from the coding sequence ATGAGCAAGACATTACTGATGATAAAACCGGACGCAACCGAACGGAATCTGATCGGCCATGTCATAGCGCGGCTCGAAGCTGCCCGCTTCCGGATCGTAGCGATGCGGCTGGTGCGGCTGAGCGAAGCCGAGGCACGCCGCTTCTACGCTGTTCACGAGGGGAAACCGTTCTTGAACAGCTTGGTGAAGTACATGAGTGCGGGACCCATCGTGACCATGGCACTTGAAAGAGACAACGCCGTCTTGGCACTCCGTGAGTTGGTGGGCGCCACTGATCCTGCGAAGGCGGCCTGCGGCACGATCCGCAACGAGATCGGCCGTGATATAGAGAAAAATTCGGTGCATGCGTCCGACTCGGACGATAATGCCGCCAAGGAGATCGCGTTCTTCTTCCCGGGCTGA
- a CDS encoding 2-oxoacid:acceptor oxidoreductase family protein, whose amino-acid sequence MSHKLLDKIQIPQDRFELRLSGSGGQGMILASVILGEAIGGGDGRNVTQSQSYGPEARGGASKSDVVISSNEIFYPKAIKLDLLLAMTQESMDKYYCDLKPDGTLIVDTTLVTEIPTESYYGLPFTRLAREEAGHVMVANVIALAAIAALTGIVSRESLTNSVLARAPRGTEEKNRKAIEIGFREALKIKKA is encoded by the coding sequence GTGTCGCACAAGCTCCTTGACAAGATACAGATTCCGCAGGATCGGTTCGAGCTTCGGCTCTCCGGTTCGGGTGGTCAGGGGATGATCCTCGCTTCGGTTATTTTGGGCGAGGCGATCGGTGGCGGCGACGGACGCAATGTCACACAGTCCCAGTCGTACGGACCGGAGGCGCGCGGCGGTGCCTCCAAGTCAGACGTCGTGATCTCCTCCAATGAGATCTTTTACCCCAAGGCGATCAAGCTGGACCTGCTCCTGGCCATGACGCAGGAGTCAATGGACAAATACTATTGCGACTTGAAGCCAGACGGCACGCTGATAGTGGACACAACGTTAGTAACCGAGATCCCCACCGAGAGTTACTACGGCCTGCCGTTTACTCGGCTGGCCCGCGAGGAGGCGGGGCATGTCATGGTGGCCAATGTCATCGCACTGGCGGCGATTGCGGCTCTGACCGGGATCGTCAGTCGCGAATCGCTGACGAACTCCGTTTTGGCTCGCGCGCCTCGCGGTACTGAAGAGAAAAACCGGAAGGCTATCGAGATCGGCTTCCGCGAGGCATTGAAAATCAAGAAGGCATGA
- a CDS encoding 2-oxoacid:ferredoxin oxidoreductase subunit beta encodes MATATVEKQKSDVILQYLRPRKKFPSVWCAGCGNGVVMSALIRAIDNLHLSKDEVAMVSGIGCTSRMPVYMDFNSLHTTHGRALPFATGVKFAQPHMKVIVVTGDGDALAIGGNHFIHACRRNIDITTILINNHIYGMTGGQGSPTTPANAFSTTTPYGNAEKSFDPCSLAQAAGASFVARGTVYHAPQLEKVIQQAIQHRGFSVVEAISNCHTYFGRLNRLGDAVAMLQTFKERTVTLAKSREMSAEELKDKFVIGVLHENDKTEFCDEYQRTVESVRGGK; translated from the coding sequence ATGGCAACCGCAACTGTCGAAAAACAGAAATCCGACGTGATCCTCCAGTACCTCAGGCCACGCAAGAAGTTTCCCTCGGTCTGGTGCGCCGGCTGCGGTAACGGCGTGGTGATGAGCGCACTTATCCGCGCAATCGACAATCTCCACCTGTCCAAGGACGAGGTGGCCATGGTTTCCGGTATCGGCTGCACCAGCCGGATGCCGGTCTACATGGACTTCAACTCCCTGCACACAACCCACGGGCGCGCGCTGCCGTTTGCCACCGGCGTCAAATTCGCCCAGCCGCACATGAAAGTGATCGTGGTGACCGGCGACGGCGACGCTCTTGCGATCGGAGGCAATCACTTCATCCATGCCTGCCGCCGCAACATCGATATCACAACAATCTTGATCAACAACCATATCTATGGCATGACCGGCGGTCAGGGGTCTCCGACCACGCCGGCGAACGCCTTCTCCACGACCACGCCGTATGGCAACGCCGAAAAGTCGTTTGACCCCTGCAGTCTGGCCCAGGCAGCCGGAGCTTCCTTTGTTGCCCGCGGTACGGTGTATCATGCACCGCAGCTTGAAAAGGTAATCCAACAGGCCATTCAGCACCGTGGTTTCTCGGTGGTCGAGGCGATCTCCAACTGCCACACCTATTTTGGACGGCTCAACCGCCTCGGTGACGCCGTCGCCATGCTGCAAACGTTCAAAGAACGGACAGTCACGCTGGCCAAGTCGAGGGAAATGTCGGCGGAGGAACTGAAGGATAAATTCGTTATCGGTGTTCTTCACGAAAACGACAAGACAGAGTTCTGCGACGAGTACCAGCGGACTGTCGAATCCGTGAGAGGAGGCAAGTGA